The Myotis daubentonii chromosome 9, mMyoDau2.1, whole genome shotgun sequence genome has a segment encoding these proteins:
- the LOC132242056 gene encoding speckle-type POZ protein-like, which translates to MSTVPSPPPPAEMSSGPAAESWCHTEIKVVKFSHRWTISNFSFCPKEVGEVIQSSTFSSEAIAQLKWCLRVYPKGVDAHSKDYLSLYLFLVTSPKRIFLAKFKLSILNDKGEEIKCLESHRAYSFVQGKDWGFKKFIRRDVLLDEDNSLLPDDKLTLLCEVSVVQDSVTISGQNTTKMVKVPECQLADELGGLWENSWFTDCCFCVAGQEFQAHKAIVAARSPVFRAMFAHAMEESKKNRVEIIDMEPGVFKEMMGFIYTGKAPNLDKMADGLLAAADKYALERLKVMCEEALSRQLSEENAAEMLTLADLHSADQLKTQAVHFIHSHAEGVLETEGWQAMVASHPHLVAELYRSLASAQGACLGPPRKRPKQS; encoded by the coding sequence ATGTCAACGGTTCCAAGTCCGCCACCTCCAGCAGAAATGTCGAGTGGCCCTGCAGCTGAGAGCTGGTGCCACACTGAGATCAAGGTAGTGAAATTCTCCCACAGGTGGACCATCAGTAACTTTAGCTTTTGCCCGAAGGAAGTGGGTGAAGTCATTCAAAGTTCAACCTTTTCATCAGAAGCCATTGCTCAACTGAAATGGTGTTTGAGAGTATACCCAAAAGGGGTAGATGCACACAGCAAGGATTACCTGTCACTTTACCTCTTTCTGGTCACTTCTCCAAAGCGTATATTTTTGGCAAAATTCAAACTCTCCATCCTGAATGACAAGGGAGAAGAAATCAAATGTTTGGAGAGTCACCGGGCATATAGCTTTGTGCAAGGCAAAGACTGGGGATTCAAGAAATTCATCCGGAGAGATGTTCTCTTGGATGAAGACAATAGTCTTCTCCCTGATGACAAGCTGACCCTCCTCTGTGAGGTGAGTGTGGTGCAAGATTCCGTCACCATTTCTGGCCAGAATACCACGAAGATGGTGAAGGTGCCTGAGTGCCAGCTGGCCGATGAGCTAGGAGGACTTTGGGAAAATTCCTGGTTCACAGACTGTTGTTTTTGTGTTGCTGGCCAGGAATTCCAGGCTCACAAAGCTATCGTAGCAGCTCGTTCTCCAGTGTTTAGGGCCATGTTTGCACACGCAATGGAGGAGAGCAAAAAGAATCGGGTTGAAATCATTGACATGGAGCCTGGAGTTTTTAAGGAAATGATGGGCTTCATTTACACGGGGAAGGCTCCGAACCTGGACAAAATGGCTGATGGTTTGCTGGCAGCTGCTGACAAGTATGCCCTGGAGCGTTTGAAGGTCATGTGTGAGGAAGCCCTCAGCAGACAGCTCTCTGAGGAGAATGCTGCAGAAATGCTCACCTTGGCTGACCTCCACAGTGCAGATCAACTGAAAACTCAGGCAGTGCATTTCATCCACTCTCATGCTGAGGGTGTCTTGGAGACCGAAGGGTGGCAGGCAATGGTGGCGTCCCATCCCCACTTGGTGGCTGAATTGTACCGCTCTCTGGCTTCAGCACAGGGCGCCTGTCTGGGACCCCCACGCAAGCGCCCGAAGCAGTCCTGA
- the LOC132240677 gene encoding cyclin-dependent kinase 9-like — translation MAKQYDSVVYPFCDEVTKYEMLTKIGQGTFGEVFKAKHRLTGQKVALKKVLMENEKEGFPITALREIKILQLLKHENVVNLIEICRAKASPYNRRKGSIYLVFDFCEHDLAGLLSNVSVKFTLSEIKKVMQMLLNGLYYIHRNKILHRDLKPANVLITRDGVLKLADFGLARAFSLARNSQPNCYTNRVVTLWYRPPELLLGAREYGPPIDLWGAGCIMAEMWTRSPIMQGNTEQRQLTLISQLCGSITPEVWPNVHK, via the coding sequence ATGGCAAAGCAATACGACTCAGTGGTGTACCCCTTCTGTGATGAGGTGACCAAATATGAGATGCTCACTAAGATCGGCCAAGGCACTTTCGGGGAGGTGTTTAAGGCAAAGCATCGCCTGACCGGCCAAAAGGTGGCTCTGAAGAAAGTCCTGATGGAGAACGAGAAGGAGGGGTTCCCCATCACGGCCTTGCGGGAAATCAAGATCCTCCAGCTTCTAAAACATGAGAATGTGGTCAACTTGATTGAGATCTGTCGAGCCAAAGCATCCCCCTATAACCGCCGCAAAGGCAGCATATACCTGGTGTTCGACTTCTGCGAGCATGACCTTGCTGGGCTGCTGAGCAACGTGTCAGTCAAGTTCACACTGTCTGAGATCAAGAAGGTCATGCAGATGCTGCTCAATGGCCTCTACTACATCCACAGGAACAAGATCCTGCACAGGGACCTGAAGCCAGCGAACGTGCTCATCACCCGAGACGGGGTCCTCAAACTGGCAGACTttgggctggccagggccttcagtCTGGCCAGGAACAGCCAGCCCAACTGCTATACCAACCGTGTGGTGACACTCTGGTACCGGCCCCCGGAGCTATTGCTCGGGGCGCGGGAATATGGCCCCCCCATTGACCTGTGGGGTGCTGGATGCATCATGGCGGAGATGTGGACCCGCAGCCCTATCATGCAGGGCAACACGGAGCAGCGCCAGCTTACCCTCATCAGCCAGCTCTGTGGCTCCATCACGCCTGAGGTGTGGCCAAATGTGCACAAGTAG